AAGGTCGCCCCCAACGACACGGACCGCGAGGGGGTCTATATCCATCTGGCGCGTTTCAAACTTAACGCCGGACGTTTCGACGAAGCCCGCAAGACACTCAACGCCGTAACCAATGAGATTTACACGGAGTTGAAAAAGCATCTCCTCAAAAACCTCGAACTGCAGGAACACGAAGCGAAGGGAACGAATGCGCCGCCCGTCAAGGACGCGAAATGAAGATGCGCGTTGTATGCGGCGGGACGCGACGGGAATGCCCGATCACCAGACTCCGTTTTTGGCCTCTGCATTGAACCAGGCGTCGTTCGGACCCTGGGGGTTCGGCGTGGCCGGCCAGATGTTTTTGCCGGCCAGTTCCGGTGAAAACCACTTCGACATCCTGACCGTGTAGGCGCTGCCCGAGAGTGAACCCAGCGGCGCGATACCGCCCACGTTGTCCATCTGGTCGCGGGGCCGCCGGTTGCCGGCGTGCCTTTGAGAGATTCCCTCGTGCGGCTGATTGCCCACATCATTGAACAGATACTGGTTCTCGCTCTCCGGGCCCTCCCAAAGGAGAATTCCTGTCGCGCGCAACGCGCTCAGTTTGAATTTGGATGTTTTCAGGGATACCGGCGGAGTCGCGTAAGCAATGATCGCCCCGTTCCAGACGTAACTGGTGATTTTGATCTGGCGCCGCTTGAAATCCGCCCCTCCCTTCGTCGAGCCCCGCTCAGCCAGGTCCTTGGGACAGGTCAACACTTTGACGTCCTGGACGTAGGGCGCCAGTTGACCGCGCTTGAAGGACTCCA
This Candidatus Angelobacter sp. DNA region includes the following protein-coding sequences:
- a CDS encoding type II secretion system protein — protein: LIELLVVIAIIAILAGLLLPALSKGKDQALLINDLNNIRQIMLSAHMFASDNEDFLPYPSWGFPPDRDNWAHDMKIVDGGGKSDPITLSNQVESFKRGQLAPYVQDVKVLTCPKDLAERGSTKGGADFKRRQIKITSYVWNGAIIAYATPPVSLKTSKFKLSALRATGILLWEGPESENQYLFNDVGNQPHEGISQRHAGNRRPRDQMDNVGGIAPLGSLSGSAYTVRMSKWFSPELAGKNIWPATPNPQGPNDAWFNAEAKNGVW